AGTATAAACAGTGGTTTGACCAGAATATTATTTGGTCCTACTTTGACTCCTGGTATCCATGGACAAGGCTGGGCTATACATACGATTATGCGGACAACGGCACAGAATACGGCCTCAGCGAATTTTTGGTAAATCAGAATTCTACAGTAGATGTGGAATTTACTTATACTGTAGATGAAATGGTAGAATATTTAAAAGGAATAAAATAAAAACAAGCTGTTTAAAAATCATTTGTCGGGCAATACTCCTGATATCAATAAAAGGAAAAGAGATAAGATATCAGGAGGAAAGCCTTATGGGAAAAGATAGAGAGCAGGACAAATGTACGCAGATCATTGAAAGAGGAGACTTGTTTTATGCAGATCTGTCTCCTGTAACTGGTTCAGAGCAGGGAGGCGTAAGGCCGGTAGTCGTAATACAAAATAATGTGGGAAATAAGTACAGCCCAACAGTAATTGTAACTGTAATGACCAGCAAAATGACAAAGGCTATGCTGCCCACCCATGTTTATCTGAAAGAAGAGACATCCGGGTTAAAGCAGGATTCTGTGGTGCTGACAGAGCAGATAAGAACCATTGACAAAAACAGGCTGAGGGAATACATAGGACATTTGGGGGAAATCCAGATGGAACATGTGGATAAGGCTTTAGCAATAAGCTTAGGATGTGTATTTCAGACTATGGCAGGAAGAAAATACCGCACAGCGTAACTTATTTTTAAATACCCTTATATTTTACGGCATGTAAAAAACATGATGCAGAATATAAGGGTATTTTTTCTTGCTTTTTGCTGTTGTTATTGATAAAATTGAAATATTAAGGGGAATTCAGGGGCAATATTCAGTCATATTTACATAATTATATAAAAAATGTGATTTGGCAGATAATAAGGAAGGAGAATGGCATATGCAGCTTCAGCATTTAAAGTATTTTCTTCAGATAGCAGAAACAGGGAGTATGAATAAAGCGGCGGATCAGCTTTTTGTTTCTCAGCCAAGTCTAAGTAAAGTAATATCCTGTATGGAAGCTGAGCTGAATATAAAAATTTTTGAGAGAAATAACAGAGGTGTTTCTTTAACAGAGGACGGAAAAAAGTTATATATGTATACAAAGAATATCTTAAATCAGTTTGACTTGATTTCTAAGATTTCCACAGAGGAAATTCCCAGCGTAATATCTGTATCTGTATATCCAAATCTGCTTTCCACCAGCCTTCTCAGCCAATATTATAGCCTGTATCAAGGAAAAAATATTATTTTTACTTTGCGGGAATCCCGGATTAACCAGATTGCGGAAGATGTATCCGGCCTTCGCTCGGAGATTGGCGTGCTGCATATTAATAATGCCCAGAGTAAGGAGGTTTACCGTCTTCTGGATTATCATAACCTGGAGTTTCATCTAGTAGCCACAGACACCTGGTATGCAGTAGTGGGGCCTAATAATCCTCTGTTTCACAGCTCTGCTGTCAATATGCGCCAGCTGTTGAATTATACGGTAGTACGGCCGCCGGATGATTACTTTTCAGCCTTAACTACATATCTGATTATAGACGGGGTTAGTTTGTCAGAATTTAAAAGAGCAGTTTATTTAAACAATGGCGCCGCCACCATTAATCTGATGAAGGAAACAGACATTTTTGCTTTCAGCCTGTGGCTTAGCAGACCTGATTATGAACGGCACGGCTTAAAAGTAATTCCCATTGAAAACTGTGACGTCAGCGTAGAAATGGGCTGGATTAAACGGTGTAAGGAAAGATTATCTTCAGAAGCTCAGACTTTTGTCAGCCTGCTTCAGAAGTATTACGGAAAGGAGAAAATATAGGAGAATCAACAATAGGTTTTTGGTTATGCCTTCAGGTTATAACCAGCGTATGAAGCTTTTGTATTATGCTGTTTTATCTGTTTATGTTAAGATAAAAATATAAAAAATCACACAATAAGAGCCTGAAATCAGGTATTGAGCGCTTATAACAGTAAAAGTCAGATGATTACAATATAAGCACAAAAGTGAGATAAAAACAGATAAGGAGGATATAAGTTATGGCAAACAAATATGTTCCGGAACCTTTCCGAATTAAAATGGTGGAGCCGATCAAGATGTTGACCAGACAGGAAAGAGAAGAGAAAATAAAGGAAGCCCATTATAATATGTTTGGCCTGAAGGGGGAGGATTGTTATATTGATTTGCTTACCGACTCAGGCACAAATGCAATGAGCTCCTTTCAGTGGGCCGGGGTTATGCAGGGGGATGAAGCATATGCCGGGGCTTCCAGTTACTATCGTTTAAGGGCAGCAGGCCAGGACATTTTTGGTTACCAATATATTCAGCCTGTCCATCAGGGGAGAGCTGCTGAAAAAGTACTGTTTCCGGTTCTTTTAGGCCCTGGAAAATTTGCTGTTTCTAATATGTTTTTTGACACTACAAGGGCTCATGTAGAGCTGGCCGGAGCCAGAGCAATTGACTGTGTAGTAGAAGAAGCCAAAAATCCGGCTAAAAGAGCTCCCTTTAAGGGCAACATGGATGTAAAGAAGCTGGAGGAACTAATTTTAGAGCATGGGGCTGAAAATATAGGTTTAGTAGTTATGACAATTACCAATAATTCAGCGGGAGGTCAGCCGGTTTCTCTGGAAAATATGCGGCAGGTTTCACAGATCTGCAAGAAATATAATATTCCTTTAGATATAGACGCCGCCCGTTTTGCGGAAAACGCCTACTTTGTAAAGCGGGATGAAGAGGAATGTAAAAACATGAGCATAAAGGAGATTATCCGCTGCATGTTCAGCTATGGAGATATGTTTACAATGTCTGCCAAAAAGGACGGAATTGTAAATATTGGCGGACTAATCGGAATCAAGGATGAAAAATCGCCGCTGATTTTAAAAATTAAGGCAAATTGTATTAGTTATGAGGGATTTTATACATATGGCGGACTGGCAGGACGAGATATGGAGGCTTTGGCTATTGGTCTTTATGAGGGGATAAACGACGATTATCTGGAGTACCGTATCGGTCAGATGGAGTATTTAGCATCCAGGCTGGATGATGCAGGCATTGCTTATCAGTCGCCGGTTGGAGGCCACGGCGTATTTGTAGACGCTGCCGCTATGTTCCCGCAGATTCCCTATTATGAATTCCCAGGTCAGGTGCTGGGCGTTGAGCTTTATAAAGAAGCGGGAATCAGGGCCTGCGACATTGGCTCCTATATGCTGGGCAACGACCCGGATACAGGAAAACAGCTTCATGCTGATTTTGAATTTACCAGGCTGGCAATTCCCAGAAGAGTATACACTCAGGCTCATTTAGACATTATAGCGGACGCCTTAATTGCCATTAAAGAGCGGGCCGGCCAGATTAACCATGGCTACCGTATTACATGGGAGCCTCCGATTTTAAGACATTTTCAGGCACATCTGGAGCCTGTGCAGCAGTAAAAATCCAGATATGGTAGGCGGTATAAATTTAAAAGTGAAAAGGAGTGAAAAGTATGAACACATTTTTATCAGTAATTCCACCAGTTGTGGTAATTGTACTTGCCCTTTGCAGCAAAAACGTTTTGGCATCCCTGTTTGTAGGAATCGTAATTGGCTCTGTAATTCTCAACGGAGCAGGGTTTATCCCGCCTATTGTAGATGAATACTTTATCAGGGGAATCGGCAGCAACGGCAGTATTTTAATGTGTATGATGCTGTTAGGCATTATGCTGAACTTTATTAAGCAGGGAGGCGGCTTTAAGGCCTTTGCAGAGTGGTCGGAGAAAAGGATCAAAAGCTCCAGACAGACGGCAATCTCCATCTTCTTCATCAGCCTTCTTCTGGGAGTAGCAGGTTCTCTGGGACAAATCAGCATCAGCCGTTTTATGAGACCAGCTATTTATAAAACAAAGCTGCCTAAAGAAAAGTCGGCTTTGATTGTGGCCTCTGTGTGCTCTAACACAGGTACGCTGCTTCCCTTTGGCTTAATGTTAATCTTTGTCAGCGGCCTGATTTCAGCCCTGGACATGGACGGATTCACTATATATTTATCCAGCTGGCCCTACTTTTTCTTTGCATTTATTTCTATTATTATGGCCGGGCTGATTGCCTTTGGGATTTTTCCGGATTTAGGGCGTATGAAAAAGATTGAATATGCAATGAAAACCAGCGCCACAGATGAGGTTTTTACAGATGATGAGGAAATGAGAGACGTTTTAGGCGGACCGGAGGTAAAGGCAGACATTTGGGCGTTTATTCTTCCTATTACGCTTTTGTTAATTGGTCTGGCCTCTGTCTCCATGCTTATTGGAAAGCCAACAATTACTGCCGGTATTTTAATCGGAACAGTAACAGCGGCTGTATATGACCTTGTGAAAGGCAGCGTTTCTTTTAACAAGCTGACTGGCTGTATAGTCAGAGGCTTTCAGGACATGGCGGGGATTTACCTGATTTTGGTGTTTGCCTTTGCATTTGGAATTGTAGTAACAGATTTAGGATTTGCAGGCTATATGGTAAATATGGTAAGCGGATTTTTAAGTATTCATCTGGTTCCTTTAATTACATTCCTTTTGTGCTGTATTATTTCCTATGCCACAGGAAGTTTAAGCGCGTCAGCTGTTATTGTAGTGCCGTTAAGCCTGCCATTGGCTGTTACTACAGGAGCCAGTCTGCCTTTAACTACAGCGGCTATGCTTAGCGGATCATTATTTGGGGATCAGTCTTCCCCTATTTCAGACAATGTAATTCTTCCGGCTACCTCAGCGGGAGTAGATCCAGTAGATTTATCAAAAATATTGGCCCCATACCGTCTCATTACCCTTGTGATTTGTACTGCTCTGTACGGGATTTTAGGCTTTATTTTATAACCAGGTCAATATAATTTTAAATTATAAGAACAGAGGGGAAGGTGGGAAAAACAGTGAGAAGATTTTCTATGGAAGGGGACAATCCTGACAGATTTAGATTCCGCACAGATGAAAAGGAAATGGAGCGGCGCTGGAAAGTAACCAGAGAGGCTATGAAGAAAAATGAAATAGACTGTCTGGTGCTGTGGGGAGATAATCAGATTTTTGGCGGTGTTCAGAAGTATTTAACTGATCTTCAGGTGCCTGTTTACCCTCACGGATTTTTATTTTCCCAGGAGGGGATCAGCATAGTGGGCCATGGAGATTGGGGCGGAAAGGCCTGTGGAGATTACCAGTGCTGCAGGCAGACATTAGACAATATTTCTGTACCGTTTCTGCCGTCCATTTGCTTTACAGATACTTATCCTGCAGAAGAATTCTGCAAAATTATCCGCCGCCACAAGTGGAAAAAAGTAGGCTTTGTAGCCATGAATATACTGCCTGCAGGCGTTTATAAATATATGACAGAGTCTTTAAAGGACGTGACCTTTACAGACGCTACGAATATGATGGATGAAATTAAGGCTGTAAAATCACCTTATGAGCTGGAGCAATGCGCCAGGGCAGTAGCTCTCCATGAGGATGTGCTGGCGGCAGTTCCGTCTATTCTCCGGGTGGGCAGAACGGAAAGAGAGGTGTCTTTGGCTCTCCGCCATTTGGCAGACGACATGTATTGCTCTGACTTTTTAGTGCTGACAGGGGCTCATCCTTACACGCCGGGAGGCAATCTGTATTTATATCAGAATAATAGAATTCAAAAGGGGGATTATGTGTATATTCTGGTAGAACTGGCCGGGCCGGGAGGAATCTGGGCCGAGCTGGGAAGAACCTATTGTATGGGAGAGCCTTCGCCGGCTATGGAGCAGGCATGGAGGGATGCAGTGCGCCTGGAAAATGATCTGGCTGCCATGTGCGTTCCCGGGGCGAATCCGGGAGATATTTTCCTGGAGGGAAACAGAAGACTGGCAGCAGCCGGATATGTGGAAGAAGGCCACTTTTATGCACATGGCCAGGGCTATGATATTGTAGACCGCCCTATATTCTGTCCGGAGGAGACAATGGTTCTGAAGGAAAATATGTATTTTTCCATGCATCCCAGATGTAAAAATAAGGATGCAGCAGCCATATGTATCGACAACTTCACAGTGACAAAACAAGGCGGAAAAAGAATCAGTCAGATTCCACAGAATTTGATTTCCATCGATTATTAAAGAAGGAACAGCCTGGAGAAGGAGGAAAACATGGTCAGAACGGCAAAGGAAATGGGTGTAAATCACTATGAAAATATGAGGGGAGGAAAGCTGGCCGTAGACGCGGCTAAGTTTTTGGAAGCAGAGGAGTCTTACGGGGCAGGTTCCTTTTTTGGAAGGGCAGTGATTCCGCCTGGAGGTTCCATCGGATACCACCAGCATACAGGAGAATATGAAATCTACTATATATTAGAGGGAACTGCAAAGGTAGTGGACGATGGGGAAGAGAGAATTCTGTGTCCAGGAGATATGATGCAGTGCCGGGATGGCAGCAGTCACAGTATAGAAAATGTAGGTGATAAAGAACTGGTATTTTTAGCCATGGTGCTTTATAATCATAATCAACAGTGACTTGCAGACGTAAAAAGAGTGTTGCAAAAGGAATTGGCGGCACTCTTTTTATATGTTTAGAAAGTGGAGAAAAATGGACTTACTAATTGCTTTTATAATATTTCTGGCCGGAGTACTGGCTTGTTTAACCTTAAAAGCCCCCTTACTTTATGCCCTTTTGCTGGGGCTTTTATGCTTTATTTCTGTAGGAATGAAAAGGGGATTTGCCTTTGCATCTCTTGGGAAAATGGCGTGGGATGGAGTAAAAACTTCATATACAGTGCTGCGGGTGCTGGTTTTAATCGGCTGTCTTACTGCTTTGTGGAGAGCCAGCGGAACCATTGCCTTTTTTGTTTATTACGGCATTAAAATGATTACCCCCAACTTATTTATTCTTATGGCATTTTTGCTGACTGCAGTGTTATCTTTTGGAATTGGCACTAGCTTTGGAGTCACAGGCACAGCAGGGGTTGTGCTGATGATTTTGGCAAGAAGCGGAGGAGTAAATGAAATAATAACTGCAGGGGCGATTATGAGCGGGGCGTATTTTGGGGAAAGATGTTCGCCGGCCTCCAGCTCTGCCCTGCTGGCAGTTACATTATCGAAAGCAGACAGCAGAGAAAACTTAAAAATAATGCTGAAGACAAGCATAATTCCCACTATTTTTACAATACTTATATATCTGTTCTTGTCATTGAGAAACCCTATTTCTTCGATTGACAGCGGAATTTTAAATGAAATGAAAACAGAGTTTTTCTTAACCTGGCCTGTACTGATTCCGGCAGCGGCGCTGCTGTGTCTGGCATTAGGAGGCATGAAAGTATTTTATGCTGTGGGAATCAGCGGACTTTTAGCTTTAGTTATATCAGTGTATGTTCAGGGAAAAAGCATAAAATCTGCACTTATGTGGGCGTTTTTCGGCTATTCTCCAGATTCAGAAATGTTAAAAGCCGTTTTTTTGGGAGGAGGCATTATATCTATGAAAAATGTTCTGGCCATTGTTATTATATCCAGCGCATATTCAGGGATTTTTAAAGGGACGGGGATGTTGGAGAAAATACAGAAACAGGCGGGAGTTCTTGGGGAGAAAATAGGCCGTTTTCCCGCTCAGCTTATAGTCAGCTTTTGCTCCGGCGGACTTTTTTGCAACCAGACAATAGGAATTATTATGGCAGAGCAAATGTTAGGCGGCGTTTACACAGATCCACAGGAGAAAGCGGCAGATGTGTGCAATTCTATTATTTTAACAGCTGGATTAATCCCCTGGTCTGTGGCGGCCACAGCTCCGTTAGCTATGCTGGGAGTAGGCACAGCGGCGATTTTTTACAGCGTTTTTCTGTATTTAGTGCCGATTGTATATTTATTTACGAAAAAAGAAGGAAAACAGCAGTAACAGTTTTTTGCAGCATAAGTAAATGGAGAGATTTATGAAATTAGAAGTCAGAGAATTAAGGAAAAAGGATTATAAAAAAGCTATACAGTCAGCCATTATAGGTATGCATTTTAACTGGTATACAGATAGCAAGTTAGCCGTAAATTTATACGGCAAATACTTTTGGTATTTGGAAATGACCCGTGCTACCCAGGTGATCGCCCTATATGCAGATGATAAATTTGCAGGCGTGCTGCTGGCTGAGATGAAGGGGGAGCATAAAAAGTTCCGCTCATTTTGGGGTTCTTTTTATGTAAAAGCATTTAATATGCTCCACAACTTGTTTACAAAGGGAGGGGTAAGCGTATATGAGGAAGCAAATGAAGAAATGTTTGCGCAATATACAAAAACCAACACTCCTGACGGGGAAATTATTTTTCTGGCCGCAAACCCTGAGATAAAGATGAAGGGAATAGGAAGCGCTTTACTCAGGGAATTTGCGAGCAGAAACAAGGGAAAAGAAATATATTTATATACAGATAATGCCTGCACCTATGAATTTTATGAGCATAGAGGCTTTCACCGCGTGGGGGAAAAGGATATTGTTTTACAGCTGGGAAAGAAGCAGGTGGATCTGCAGTGTCTTTTATACAGTAAGGTGCTGCTCTAATTTAAAGGCTTTTTTATGTTTGCTCTGATTTTTGAGGCTGCCGCTATTTTTGTTCTTTGAGGCTGACTGCTTGAAACGTTAACCCTCAGAAGCTCATAATACATGTTTCTGGCTTTATCCTTCAGCTCTTTAGAAAGATTTTCAATAATGGCATTATTAAGTCCTGATTCAGCTGTTTTATTTACATATTCCTGAAATTCGTTTTTTATAGAATTCCAGAGCCTTATATTTCTGGGGTAGTCTATTTCTATTTCATAGGACAAGCGTTCCATCTCCAACCATAATGATTGATCTTCATAAACTTCCCCTGCGTACGCTGCTATTTTGGGAATCGCATGTTCCATCGTATATGGCAGAAATACAGATATACATGGGCTGGACATGGAACCCCACCACACCGGAGACAACTTATGATCTATTTCTATAACCATGCTGGCAGCCGTTTTGCTGGAGATTTCATCCAGGTTGTGCATACAGATAGAGGCCATAATTCCGTCTGCCGGGCTCCAGCGGGGCTCAATTAATTCTCCTTCATAGTGATCTTTTAAAATTTGCTGCATGTAATTTGACGTAATGCTGCCCTGCCTTGCTTTTAAAAGCTGATTTAATCTTTTGTATCTTGGATATGAGGACCTGGTTTTAATATCTACTAAGCCATAGGCTTTAGCAAAGCTAAAGGGCTGGTCCCGATCTGCATATCCCATAGAAAAAGCGTATTCTTTTATATCCCCGGATTCTTCATCCCAATGCTCTTCGGTACTGTAGCAGTTGGATATGCCGGCAATATCTGTAACTTTTCTGGCCGCCCATCTGCGGTTTACAGTATCTAATATCCAGGCCTCCTTAGAATCTGCAATCAAAAAGGCATTATGATAGCGGTGTTCCATGTGAAGAGCCGCGTTTCCGCCCTGCCCGTATGTTTGCAGCAGATCAGTAATGATGTGTAAGGCTTCATAAGCTGTTTTTCCCCGTTCTAGTCCCAGACGCAGCAAATCCATGCCCAGCAAACCATTTTCATGTTCTTCTTTTTCTTTTGACCATACGGCCTCATTGCCAATAACTACCCCATATTCATTTATGCCATGCTCAAATCCCCACATCCAAAATGGCTGAGAACCCATTACTTTATATGTATGGCTTACCTGAGGAATAGAAATATATGTGCATTCCAAGGTAGTATTTGGAGGATAATTTTGGGCTTCATAGCTTCTAAGCGGCTGGGCCTCTCCTAATGGCCTATCGCTGTTTTTAGCAAAAATCACATTGCCGGACTTAGTACTATTTTTTAAAGCTACCATAGTATCACATGATAATAACAAATTCATATTTAATCTCCTTCTTTTGGTTTATCTAAAACAGTAAGTAAAGTTGCTGTAAAAATCAGGAAAGCTCCTATAATAATTTTAAAGGAAAGGGTTTCTGAAAAAATAACAATTCCCAGAAATACCCCTGTTGCAGGTTCCAGCATATTAATTACTGATGCTTTTACAGCTCCCAGAATTCTGATGCCCAGCATTAAAGTATAAAAAGCAAAAAAAGTACATAGTAAGCTGATAATAATCAGATTGCCCCACATAAGCAAATCGGAGGGAAAGCTTATAAAACCTGCAGGTATATTTGCCGCTCCCATATACATCGCTGCAAAGCAGCTGAGATAAAAAATATTATTCATAGGATTTAATGTACAGAAAGCAGCTTTTTTATTGGATACAACAAACATTGAGTATGTAACAGCCGACAGGAGGGCATATAAAATACCTGTCATAGAGATTTGGCCTTTAAAATCCACCATAAATCCAATTCCTGTAAATGCAAGAATACATGCTGCAATTTTTAAAAAAGTAGGTTTCTCCTTAAAAATAATTATCATAATAATCACAACAATCAGGGGATAAGCAAAATGCAATACAGTGGCCATTCCAACTGGAATATATACATAAGATAAAGTCAAAAGCTGGGCTGTTATACCAAAACCGAAAATGCCAAAAATAATCAATTGAACTATCTGGGGAAGTGTTACAGTCTGCCAGTTTTTAGTGAGCGTTAAAAACAAACCTGTAAATATACTGGTAAGTAAAAAGCGATAAAATACTACTGTCTCAGCATTCATTCCCATATTCAGCAGCAGCTTGGAAATAATCGGCATGATCCCATATGCAAAAGAGGCCGCTATTACTGAAATATATCCTTTAAGCATTGATTTGCTTTGATTGCCTGCTGTTTAATTCAGCGACAATCTGGTGCATTCTCTCTTCGTCTAATTTCCAGAAGATCATTAATGCGGCCATTAACAGATAAATACCTGCCGGGATCAGACAATAAATGTTTAAGATACCGCTTAAAGCTGCTGTGGACTGCTCTTGATTTGGAATGTAACCTGCCATATCAAGAAGCAGGCCTACAATTGTTCCGGAAAACGCCATGCCCATTTTCTGACAGAAGGTATAGAAGCCATAATTAACGGCTCTTACATTTTTTCCTGTCAGCCACATACCATAATCAGTGGTATCTGCTACCATAGTAAAGAAAATCGCTAAAGTAGCGCTCATTACAAACATACCTGCCCAGCATGTAGCAGCCACTACTACTGTATTTAACGGCATTAAATATCTAATTATGCTGGAAACAGCAAAAATCAATCCGCAGCCTTAAGGCTTTCTTTTTTCCTATTCTTTTAGCTACAGGCGCCACAGATAAAGCAGCTACAGCTGAAATTGGAGCTGAGATTCCCAGTATAACGCCCATTAATTTCGCTGATTTCAAATAATAATTAAAATAATATGTCATGGATGAAGTATAGATATAATAGCCAAGGGTTCTGCAGAAGAAAGCTCCGCTTACAACTAGTAGTTGTTTATTTGCAAAGATAGCCTTAAAATATTCTCTAACAGATACTTTTTCCCTTGCAACAGGGGCTTTCGCCCTTTCTACGATTCCCAGAACACAAATAATCGTACATAAGGTGGCAATCACTGCCAAAATAACGGCAATAGTCCCGTATGTGCTGTTATTTCCCTGAGTTCCGCTTTTTAAGTAGGGTGTAGCAATGGATATAATCAGAGACGGCACTGCTACAATGGCAAAACGAATAGAGTTGAGAAGCGTTCTCTCTTCCGTATTCTGGGACATTGTAGAGGCAAATGTATTAAAAGGAATGGCGTAGCAGGTATACATTAATGTCCAGAAGCAGTATGCTGCCAAGGCGAAAATAATCTGTTTCTGCGGGCTTAAATTGAAACGGGTGAACATAATAATAAATGCAATAGCTGTAGCAATAGAGCCAAATAAAATCCACCGTTTGTAATGTCCGTATTTATCAGATATATATCCTATAGCAATATCGTTCAGCCCGTCAAACACCCTGCTTCCCATAAAAATTAGGCCTGCCACAGTAGCAGAAATACCAAGCACATCTGTAAAAAAGACAATCGCAAATAACGCGATAAACTGCAGATAAACATTAGCCGTAATATCCCCGATACCATAACAAATCATTTCTCTCATTGATAATTTCTTACTTTCCAAGATATAACCCCCTTTGTATATTTTGTTATTTCACTTGCTCCTTGTTTCATAAAGACCACGGGCCCCAGTACATGTACACAATATATATAAAAGCAAAAACTGTGCCAAATAATAAAAAAGCCGCAAAGCTGGTATTTATATACAAAACGTTGTGTTTAACAATAAAAAATAGTAATGCTCGTGAAATACCTCGCAAACTATTTGCTACCCAAACGAAGCGATAGCGGAGTTCGGGTTTCCCGTAGTTTTTTATGGAACGAGGGACGAGTGAAATAAAAAATGGAAATCCTTTTTGCGCCAAAATTTCTGGCATGCCAAAAGAATTTCCACTTTCTTTTATAATCGCAAATTATATTTTTTCATTTTGTACTGCAAAGCCTGGCGGGTAATTTCAAGTTCTTTTGCAGTTGCAGTAATATTCTTTTTATTTCTATTTAAGGCTTGTAGCAAAACCATTTTTTCATAATTATCCATGGTTTCCTTTAAACCTACATCAGTCCTTCCCGCAGCTTCTTCTGCGAAATACTCTTCCTTCTGCGGCTTGGAAGCCTCTGTGAAAAATTTCCTGTAATAGTATGCAATATTTTTCAACTGCAATATTTTTATATTTTGCTCTGAAATAGAATAAGCGCTTTCAATTACATGCTGCAGTTCCCTTACATTTCCCGGCCAGCTATATTTTTTAAATTCTTCCATTAGACTATGGTCCACACATTCAATATTAAGTCTATATTCTTGGTTGAACTTTTGGAGATAATATTTACAGAGCAGCGGTATATCGCTGACCCTCTGCCTAAGGGGAGGAATATGAAGAATGCAGGAGGATAGACGATAATATAAATCCTGCCGCAGACGCTGCTCCTTTATGCATTTCTGGGGATCTTCATTTAACGCGCACAGAATACGGCAGGATATATGGATTGCTTTCTCTGAGCCGATTCTGGTGACTTTTTTATCCTCCAGCACCTTTAAAAGCTTAGCCTGAAGCCGAATATCCATACTGTTGATCTCATCTAAAAATAATGTTCCTTTTTCCGCCTGCTCAAACAGACCGGCCATATTTTCTGCTCCTGTAAAGGCACCTTTGGCAGTGCCAAAAAACATGCTTTCCAGCAATGTAGACGGTATAGCGGCGCAATTTACTGAGATAAAAGGCCCATTTTGATAGGGACTGGCATTGTGAATACTTTGGGCAAATAATTCCTTTCCCGTGCCGGTTTCTCCAAAAATCAGCACTGTAGTCTGATTTTTTGCCACATTCCTGGCATTAGAAATAGCTTCTATAAAATTTATATCATTTCCTATAATACTGTTAAAAGTATACTTTGTACCATTTGTCATTTTTTCTTTATGAAAATAAGTATACAGCTCCAGACTTTGATCAATATTTTTCTTCAGCGCAGGCAGGTTTTTGATTAAAGAATATACGGCAACCGTTTTTTTATCTATGTTAACAGGGAACATTCTCTCTACAACATTCATCATTTTATGGGATTCTCTTATCATATACTGATTCAGATATTCGTTGGCCGGGATTCCGGTATTTAAAACTGCCGCGTGCTTACTATGAGTATTTTTTGTATGAATATATATATCTTCCATACGTTTTCCCAAACAGGTTTTAGAATCAATTCCTTCAATGGCCTCCGCTGCTTTATTG
The window above is part of the Lachnoclostridium edouardi genome. Proteins encoded here:
- a CDS encoding Na+/H+ antiporter NhaC family protein yields the protein MFRKWRKMDLLIAFIIFLAGVLACLTLKAPLLYALLLGLLCFISVGMKRGFAFASLGKMAWDGVKTSYTVLRVLVLIGCLTALWRASGTIAFFVYYGIKMITPNLFILMAFLLTAVLSFGIGTSFGVTGTAGVVLMILARSGGVNEIITAGAIMSGAYFGERCSPASSSALLAVTLSKADSRENLKIMLKTSIIPTIFTILIYLFLSLRNPISSIDSGILNEMKTEFFLTWPVLIPAAALLCLALGGMKVFYAVGISGLLALVISVYVQGKSIKSALMWAFFGYSPDSEMLKAVFLGGGIISMKNVLAIVIISSAYSGIFKGTGMLEKIQKQAGVLGEKIGRFPAQLIVSFCSGGLFCNQTIGIIMAEQMLGGVYTDPQEKAADVCNSIILTAGLIPWSVAATAPLAMLGVGTAAIFYSVFLYLVPIVYLFTKKEGKQQ
- a CDS encoding GNAT family N-acetyltransferase; translated protein: MKLEVRELRKKDYKKAIQSAIIGMHFNWYTDSKLAVNLYGKYFWYLEMTRATQVIALYADDKFAGVLLAEMKGEHKKFRSFWGSFYVKAFNMLHNLFTKGGVSVYEEANEEMFAQYTKTNTPDGEIIFLAANPEIKMKGIGSALLREFASRNKGKEIYLYTDNACTYEFYEHRGFHRVGEKDIVLQLGKKQVDLQCLLYSKVLL
- a CDS encoding C69 family dipeptidase → MNLLLSCDTMVALKNSTKSGNVIFAKNSDRPLGEAQPLRSYEAQNYPPNTTLECTYISIPQVSHTYKVMGSQPFWMWGFEHGINEYGVVIGNEAVWSKEKEEHENGLLGMDLLRLGLERGKTAYEALHIITDLLQTYGQGGNAALHMEHRYHNAFLIADSKEAWILDTVNRRWAARKVTDIAGISNCYSTEEHWDEESGDIKEYAFSMGYADRDQPFSFAKAYGLVDIKTRSSYPRYKRLNQLLKARQGSITSNYMQQILKDHYEGELIEPRWSPADGIMASICMHNLDEISSKTAASMVIEIDHKLSPVWWGSMSSPCISVFLPYTMEHAIPKIAAYAGEVYEDQSLWLEMERLSYEIEIDYPRNIRLWNSIKNEFQEYVNKTAESGLNNAIIENLSKELKDKARNMYYELLRVNVSSSQPQRTKIAAASKIRANIKKPLN
- a CDS encoding DMT family transporter; protein product: MLKGYISVIAASFAYGIMPIISKLLLNMGMNAETVVFYRFLLTSIFTGLFLTLTKNWQTVTLPQIVQLIIFGIFGFGITAQLLTLSYVYIPVGMATVLHFAYPLIVVIIMIIIFKEKPTFLKIAACILAFTGIGFMVDFKGQISMTGILYALLSAVTYSMFVVSNKKAAFCTLNPMNNIFYLSCFAAMYMGAANIPAGFISFPSDLLMWGNLIIISLLCTFFAFYTLMLGIRILGAVKASVINMLEPATGVFLGIVIFSETLSFKIIIGAFLIFTATLLTVLDKPKEGD
- a CDS encoding MFS transporter translates to MPLNTVVVAATCWAGMFVMSATLAIFFTMVADTTDYGMWLTGKNVRAVNYGFYTFCQKMGMAFSGTIVGLLLDMAGYIPNQEQSTAALSGILNIYCLIPAGIYLLMAALMIFWKLDEERMHQIVAELNSRQSKQINA
- a CDS encoding MFS transporter, coding for MESKKLSMREMICYGIGDITANVYLQFIALFAIVFFTDVLGISATVAGLIFMGSRVFDGLNDIAIGYISDKYGHYKRWILFGSIATAIAFIIMFTRFNLSPQKQIIFALAAYCFWTLMYTCYAIPFNTFASTMSQNTEERTLLNSIRFAIVAVPSLIISIATPYLKSGTQGNNSTYGTIAVILAVIATLCTIICVLGIVERAKAPVAREKVSVREYFKAIFANKQLLVVSGAFFCRTLGYYIYTSSMTYYFNYYLKSAKLMGVILGISAPISAVAALSVAPVAKRIGKKKALRLRIDFCCFQHN